The region GGTCGACTGGAGCGAACCGGAGGCGTCGATGATCTTTGGCGACGGCGCCGCCGCCGTGATTGTCGAACGCGGCGACGGCAGCGCCGGCATCGTCGCTTACAAGATGGGCACGTATCCGGAAGGGCGGCGCTACTGCGAAATCCGCGGCGGCGGCACCGAGCGCAACCCGCGCAATGGCAGCGAGCCAGGGGACTATCTGTTCCATATGGACGGCAAGGCCGTGTTCCGCCTGGCCGTCAAGGTGATGCCGGCTTTTCTCGATCAGCTGATGGCTGAATCCGGTGCCGGCCTCGATCGCATCGACGTGGTGGTGCCGCACCAGGCCAGCCCGCTGGGGCTCGCACATGCCGCGCGCATCCTCGACGTGCCCGATGCTAAAATCATCAAGATCTTCGAGACCCATGGCAACCAGGTGGCGGCCTCGCTGCCCACCGCGCTGCACGAGGCCGTGATGACGGGCCGTGCCGTGCCGGGCCAGCGCCTGCTGATGATGGGCACGGCGGCCGGACTGACCATCGGCGGCATGATTATCGATTTATGATTATCGATCTATGAGGAT is a window of Janthinobacterium sp. J1-1 DNA encoding:
- a CDS encoding 3-oxoacyl-[acyl-carrier-protein] synthase III C-terminal domain-containing protein → MIPVRLIATGKAVPSHSVTSDSLDRKLGHPPGYTLQKSGVLSRFVAAPDESQSQLGAAALLDALKNAGLQPSDVDLLIGACGVPEQALPNTACFIALHAGLPPGTPAFDINASCLSFMAALRVAASMLADGAYRRIAIVSSDLASRGVDWSEPEASMIFGDGAAAVIVERGDGSAGIVAYKMGTYPEGRRYCEIRGGGTERNPRNGSEPGDYLFHMDGKAVFRLAVKVMPAFLDQLMAESGAGLDRIDVVVPHQASPLGLAHAARILDVPDAKIIKIFETHGNQVAASLPTALHEAVMTGRAVPGQRLLMMGTAAGLTIGGMIIDL